A segment of the Arachis hypogaea cultivar Tifrunner chromosome 5, arahy.Tifrunner.gnm2.J5K5, whole genome shotgun sequence genome:
gcacacatgtgaccatcttaaagatgcgtctatcaggatcataaaatatctaaaagatccacatggtggatgaataggtccatatatatcaccttgaatcctttctaggaattcaggggactcaaatccaacatTTACTGGTGATggtcttaaaattaactttccttgagaacatacagcacaacaaaattcactagttttaagaatcttctggttcttagtgaatgtccatgtgagttttcaataattctcctcatcatggttgttcccggatgacccaatcggtcttGCCAAGTTATGAAATCATTAGGaatagtaaacttctggtttacaatggcatgtgattcaattgttctaatcttggtataatataacgcagatgaaagtgaggataatttttctaatataaatttcttatatgaatcatgagttgtgatacataagtactcatgatttccctcattcatattttcaatatgatatctatttcggcagatatctttaaagctcaataagtttcttcgagacttggtagacaatagtgcattatttattatgaattttgttcctccaggaaacaaaattatagctcttccggagccttctatcacattgtctgagccaataatagtattaacacattcttcttttggcacaagatggataaaatatatattatttttaagaatagtgtgcgaacttgcactatccgcaaggcaaatattttcagaatatgtccttgccatttttcttcaaaaacagatgataataataataataataataaaatgagtagaagtacatgcacagtaaaattattcacatgaatacttaacaaacacatacatatatcaaactattccattattgatcaaatagccaatatttccttcaaaaTCCTTAAAGAAATTCGATACATattaatgagtggtggaattttcatcatttgaaacaaaatttgtttcctttcctttgtcatctttttttaaggatgcttgataaagataaactaggtgccttggggtacgacaggtacgtgaccaatggccctttccaccacaacggaaatatttatcctcaattgatatactttgcccattgtttctttctttatcccacttctggtgagatcttttcttgtgaacataatttcttttccttccataatttttcttattatcaaaatcttgccatttacctcttctggggttataatttgccgcatttgtttcaggaaatggggcggcgttAGTTGGGCGCACTTCATAATTCTTTTAAGGGTAACTCATTGTTGCGCTCAGCAATAAGAAGGCAAGAAAGtaactcaaaaaaaattttttaatcctttttctcgattgctactgcaggagcacattcgagacatggaaGGTCGAAAAAGTTTTTCCTAACATATCaggtttgaggaagtatcacatgattgtacctttctttaaggtctttccacagatctgcaggatcttttaatgtgggatattcatttttcaatcatagtcaagatgatgatgaagaaaaatcatggccttgactttatccttctgggatgcattatttttagctttaatggtatctccaagatccattgaatcaataTGAATTTTAACATCTAGTattcatgataaataattattttcagatatatcaagagcattgtattcaagatgaaagagtttcgacataataaaaatttattacctgAAGTCTTCCCAAAACTTCGTTAGAGCTtcatgctgataacgtgttgtaaaataaataaaagatgtactaaatataaaataaagatatgtaaatagataattttaataataataatcaccacTTCAATATCTTACACTAATAGAAATgtactaatattatatattaatacttATATACTAACACCCagagagagaagaaaataatattatagtgcatgaaaaaaagagaaaaataagaatgTTTTGTTATTGCTTGTGTGTTTTGTTAGAGGCAAAACCTCtatttatatacataataaggTTACATtgtcaaacattattaaatgtaATTTCTCTTGAAAATTGATTCCTTCAGTCTTGAGAAGGTTGGCCGCCCAAATCATAGTCATCCACATTGTTATCACgacatttttttttctctctttttcttttgggtAAATGgagaaagaacaaaagaaaacaaacactATGCAACTATTTTTCTTTTCAGAAATAGTATTTAACCCTTTTTAAGTGTAAAgttccaaaatataattaaaagaagtGAGTTTATATTGCTAGAGTTAAAagtgaaaatgaaagaaaaagaagcaatgaatctaacacttttttttcttatctATACAAATTGATGGCAACCACCACAATAAATTCAAATTGAGTCAGTATTTTTGTCAAGAAATTGCATCATTTGAGGAGAGTACGAGAAGGCCCAAGTACATTCCAACTTGGTCCAGCCCAACAAAAATTCATAAAGTAAAAATCCACTAAGGCTCccacaaatataaataaaggaTCCCATCCTAtcctaaactaaaataaaataaaaatgtgaataaatatctaaattaatctGCAAAGAATTTTAGATGGGACGCACTACAGATTAGTCTCTCagatatttttaatcaaatttttaataaattttattataagacaattaaattctaacaattattattattattttgagggTTACTTGAAATTAGATTATTTTTTGAGTCTGTACGTGAAGTCTAAGTTTCTGTAGGAGCAGCGTCCGACTTGTAGTGGAGTTTAGGTGCCGTTGTTTGAATTCTTCGTAAAAAAGTAGGTATAGTTcctgcaagagacttcgatgtttaagttagcaaggattttGAGTAGGTTTTTAGTAAATTAGGACTTAAACATATTTGAAGGATGTCAGTATATTCATAATAAAGAAGATAACCATAGTTTCATCTTTATAGGTGGAAAATTGTTTCTTGAAATTTGTTGAAATCTAACCTTATGAATGAGGTAGAGATAGTAGaagaaatttagaaaagataGTTATTTAATCTGATAAATATGGATGAATTTCTGTTTCGCGTCTGACTTCTTAAAAGATTGGGTGGAAGATGTCGCTCTTGATAGAATTTTATCCTTAATGGACTGATTTTATTTTGGATCAGAATATGAATAATTATAAGACAAATttgtcattttttaaaataatataggaACTGAtctatataataacaataattttcaaaacttttaaaGAATAAACTTTTACTAgagggatttggatcctctaaaatttgaatttcattttagagagtaaaatgtGATCTTTTACTCTCGAATAGTTTTTCTTTCATAGTTATTATTggtctcacttataaaattaattgcgagaaattacactttattctttaaagtgaaattcaaactttaaaagattcaaatttttATCAGAAATTCAAGTATCTGAtctataattttttgaaaaactaatttgagtatttattttaaatttttttttaccgcATTATGAACTAATTAGGAGGCATTTACATTGTACGAGACAGGTCAATGGAGCCATCTCATAATTAGGTTAACCCATGCTGATGAAGAAGCAATACCAAATAAGTTGAAGGGTTTGACATGTCCAACAAGATAGATAGATGTATAGCAGGTTCTTGTTGGTGTACTTGTaatgttataaacttataatgcAACTTGTTTAGTGTCAATCGAGGAGGTTGAACTTTGATGATGAACATGAGCCAGCCCCACATCGAAACCGCTACTTGCCCCTCACCTACTAGTCTACTACCATGACCCATCCCATGTTTTTGACCACTTCCATCTGCACCTTTCGGACTCTATTAGCTGGCTTTCCTTCGCATTCAAACCTTGTTAACCAATCATGCATTCCAATTATTTGTACTTCAGTTTCTTTCTTTAAGCTCCCCTACAACCTTCAACTTCAATTCTGTACTGCCTCTGCAACATAAAAGTTAATCAACTTTACATATTGTATATCATTTACTAGTGATTCATGATAACATACAATAATAATTTGGTACATTGAATGATGTCTATGTGCGAAGATAATTACAAATCTTTGACAAGACTTAAAATTACTTAAAATTAAGGTTGTACATTTTTTAAttgtagaaaaattaaaattaaaaatatgattaaattaaaaatattgtcaaagaatttaaatataatatcagTTTTtgctatacttttaaatattatcaaaatttcaTAACCACACACATAATTCACCTAATAATTAACCTAATAATTAACATCCATATACTCAACACAATTTAGTGAACGAGAGTTTGTTGGTACTTTTTGTATGTAAGGCTGTATTTATTTATAGACACGGACACTGACATTGAGATAGAGATACAAAGACATAAAATCATGTTTCACAGAAAATATATTGACAGAGTTTAAGGTTAGTGTCTAGACTCTAAagacatataaattaatatattttgtatctATCCTAACATAAATAACATAGAAATACAAATAAGAAAtaaggtttttttatttttcttttattaattttattaatttttataattgtattttttattattatatttttttaaattttttgaataaaaaaatgagaataaattgaacatttataatttattctaatttattactaaatataataaaagaacactaatttttatatctttatcttttatatattgttttcaGTGTCTTATCTTATTATATTCTCGTAACCAAACGCAGCCTAAATATCAACTACTTTGAATATATTATAATGCCACTAGAATGCTCTGTTTTCGTTACAGAGGATTGGATTGGACTCCTTTAATTAACTTCAACTAGAATGACACTGTTTTTTCTCCCCCACATTTCCGGTTATGCAAATGCATGTTGCTTCTAGGTCAATTTCAACTAGAATTAATCTCCAAATATGTAAACTCACTAATGGCTGTCTCTAAGATTGATCCTTTGCTTATTGCTCATACTTGCATCTCTGTTTGATATAAGAATCACATTAAATAAGAATGTTGTACTGCATGGATAACTCTTATGTAGACCTAATTAAATATGAATGTTTCAATGTGACAGTAAGTTTGAACAATGTTAACTGTTTTTAAACTCCTAAATTTGACGATGCTGTAAAAATTCCAAGTCTTAAAATGTGAAGGGGCCAAAGATATTAGGTAGCATTagtctatttcaaattaaattggATTTGGCATGGCGAATCACATCGCAACAGCTACATTATCTAGTTACTAAACTTGTCATATTAATTAGTGACAACCTAATGTGTGATTTACCAAACTCCGTGTGACCTCACTCACTCATCCCCCATTCTCGATCAGTCATATATAGCAGAATAATCATGGCCCATATAAACAACCTATTCAGCCATAAAAGCCATAATCTTTGCACTCCATGCTGACTCATCACATTTGCCATTGTTATGTCATCAACCAAGTACAGACCTCAACGACGTTACAAAACAAATGAGACCGATACTCATATCAAAATGTCTTTGTATGAAATTTATAGTTAAGATGTTAACATATATTATgttaaaaagaaaagtataggtacacaataaaaatactaaataatgtgaacaatggatatatcTGATGTTGACTAAATGTAcggatgattattctaatattaagatttaggtaggtaattttttattttattgaactaattttaaagctcattattcacattattcatAAAAGTCATTATCTACCTAGCAAAGTTCTATGTTAAATAGTTTCGTATGAGTAATTATGTGTGCACGCGAGAAATGTGGATGTGCCTCATTTTGAATGTGCAATATTTATTTAGAAGTCAGAACGATATTAGCATAAGATGGAACAGAAACCACACTTAAAAGTGATGAATACATACAAAACAAAAAGTCATCTTATTGTTATATTGATGCTGTTTGGAGACTCATAAGATCAGATCACTTACAAAGCTAAATATGAAATGCACATATATAACTGGAAATTTCTACTGTATGCACTATGCACAAGTTTAATTCATCTCATTGCATTGGTTTATTTTATAAACTAAAGTGTTGGACCTATGTACAACATTCATTGCATGGCCATTCTGACtagttttgttttttattatttataaccgTACCACCACAGGCTTGTTACAGCTGTAAACAATTTCCTCATAATATTAATGGTTTTGTTGGATAGttaactattttttaattaacaatcAGCCATACAGAATAGATACACAATTATTAAAAGAGacgaaaaataaaagtgaaaaagtattgaaaaaataagttagtttttcatctttttctaatATTAATATTGAGTCACTTTAAACCAATTTAGATtgttctaataattaatttactagTCTACTTATATAAATAtcacaaatttaattttatcttatatatacaataatttattgattaacgataaatttttaaataaaattcagattcacaataaattcaagaaacgaaaaaaatattgaaccactttttcaaccaaaaatcataaACCTCTTACACCAGTCAAGACCCATTATCCCTGTTTCAATATCGAAAATatgtaataacaaaaatattagttaaaaattattaaaatttattatttttaaattttatttaattcattCTTGGATCCGGCAAAGCCAATAATGAAAAATGTTCCAAACTCTGCGCCTTTCGTACCCTTCGGACCCCTCACCTCTGGGGAATTTTGTTGGCTACCCATATTCCATTGTCCAAACAGTGATGGCATTTTTCGGTTTTATTAATACTATATCAACATATCGTATAACATAATTTGTTAGAACATATTTTAAATAAAGTCCAATCTCattgtttaaaataaatttacataaaattaaaggaattattaagaaaatattGCACACATTTCATTATCTAGCTATCAacgtttatttttcaattttcatttatCCTTTTGTTTTTGGATAGCTTTtccaatattttctttttattttgtttattagaGGTAGATACTATCACTTCGTGTccatatttttaagaaaaagtatagaaaGTCAACTACAACATAAGCCAACTCAAATTAATTCtttgtatttttagttttaaaattcaaaaaattaaaatagtgaagagttatttttgcttttttataATAAACCTTCTATTTTTTAACTAGTTGGCTTTAGTTGGCTACTATTAGTTAATTTTCTAGTGCAACCGCATTCGTAATGTCATTTTCAATTAGATTTTACTAGGTAGACAATGACTTTATGAATAATAAGTTTTAAAATTGacctaataaagtaaaaatatactACACCCTTAAATTATCTACCTAAATATTAATATTAGGATAATCATCTACACACCTAGTGATGAATTGAATATCCAATATATCaattgtttacattgtttaatattttcattatctacctgtacttttttttcaatttaaaaatataaaagaatttgAAACATccactattattttttttctcttcttaattTTTATTCATCCATTGTTTTGTTGGCcgttataattgaaaaaattttaattgctTTAAAAACTGCTTAGAAATACTACTATCAGTATAAATCATATTTATAACAATATTTTTCAGACTTAAAATAACAATATTATATATTCACTCAATATTTTCTATACCATATATTAGTCCGTCAACATCCTCAAAACTCAACCCCTTGAATATTTATCCATAATGCAAccaactaaattattattttctatggatcactttcatTATGGCATTACAAAATATACTCTAGTCTTTCAGCTGTCAACCATGCATGAATTGGCTTATGAAAGGCAAGTCCAAAACGGGGAAATAAAGACATTTTAGacgaatatttatataattaatttgagCCATTGTCTGTAAACAAATGTTGGAGGATAAGGATAAGGTGATATTCATATTCATTCTATCAAGCCTAGACATATAGGCTTGCATATTTTAATCCTTTGGCAAACTAATCCCAAggctgtttaattttgtctgacACTGAGTGATAATATATATACCTATTTGAAATTATTTTAGCTATTAATATCCAGAATATATAGACAAAAAAAAGTTTTGGAAAAAACAAGAGTAAGATCCTAGATCCCCCAAAAAATTATTCGGGGATGTCTAGTGAGTTTGTGTTTATAAAAATTGAATGTAGACATTTGAAGTGTTGCATTTGATAATTAAGATATTTAATACAACAGAgagataaaaaatacaaatttaccTTAGcttgttatttatatatttacatTTCAATATAGATTATGTTCTAATTAAGGTTAACGATGATATTGTATTCGTGGCAGAAATAATGACTGATAAAAACAGTTGAAATTAGTAAGACCTTAGCTTTTTTGGTGAAGCAATACTCGGCCAATGCAATAAGATGATAAAAGGTATTTACAAACAGGCACTCCCAAAATCAAAATAATCGTTTTTGTTATGCCTCAAATTATTACAAACAGATCATATCCAAATAGCATTCATTGTCTTTTGTATTTAGCCTCTTAATTTGTTTTGGGTAAAACATATTTTTGcccttaaaatttattaaaattttttaaaataatattaagttttattttattttatttttattctaaaaattttttatttgttttaaatatatttttaataattaaattttaaaaaatttaaaattaatccaataataatacatgataaatatatttaattaacttGTGTTAAatactgtttttatgaaatttttttaaattagtcataatttttttaaaaaattagtggtTAGAAACAAATTATGTAATTGACTAATTGCACTAATTCTGACGTTTTCAACTGAAACTCAAACATACCATACATTTTGGATAACTTGACTTGGGGCCAAGCCTTTCTAATGCATGACGCCACCTGCTATAAGCAGTTGTTGACTTGTTTTGTTTCGTGTATGTATGGTATAAGTATTACAATGAAGTTTTTTAAGAGTCAACATTTTGAgtgtcaaaaaaaaaaatgaatgattactaacttaaataaaaaataaaaataaataaaaacaataaaaaaatatgggTTATCTAATATGTTCTATAACAATAGAGATTCTTCAGTCTTGACAAAAAAGAAAAGGTTCGGCTTCTCTTATACTTTAGAGTTTAGATTCTCCTAGTATCCCTATTTAATTATCAGAAAACTATTGTTAAGACaacatgttttttttaattttggttacGTATTCCATTAGAAAAACAATATTTGTaaccaatttgggttggtcgagtaaTCAGCTCATTCGTCcgtttaagcaagtgtcggggttCGAATCCCACCTTATGCATACAGCAACCCATTGGTCAGTGATGGACCCTTAAATGAAGCTCAGCGACAGATTAAtccttgacctgtcgggttgggggatactgtgaaaaataaaaaaaataaaaaaacaatatttgtaatattttatattttataatataaaagaaaaacttttatctatttattttttattaattagttttaatattaatatatatatatatatatagaaagacaTACACAACACCGATGAGATATATAACTAACGGCAGAATTAGAACATGGATAagaattaattttgtaaaaaaaactaaataaaaattttaaaagatgctAAACTGAAATCTCTATACAATttatagaaagaaattgaagtaCGGAAAATTTATAAAAACATTATTAGAATGTcaacttttttaatataaaaataaaaaattaattaataataattcaaatatataacaaatttatataaaataaaaaaattatcatctAATTTTGTTAGCTTGTCGTGAATAAGACACCGTCTTTCATGTGTATAATACaataaattttttcgaaaatgaatcctctcaattttttagtattttactaattgcttctttctttctttcattttttagtattttttggtgttttttatttttcaaaactaaaaaactaaagaaaagaaaatcaacTGTTTACAGGACATATTTGCTGCTGGAATGGATACCTCAGGAGCAACATTAGAATGGGCCATGTCAGAAATGATGAAGAATCCAAGAGTGATGGCAAAGTTACAAGCCGAATTAAGGGAAGCACTTAAAGGAAAGAAAACAATTCATGAAAGTGATATTGAAGAACTAAGTTACTTGAAGCTAGTGGTGAAGGAGACACTAAGGTTACACTGTCCAACTCCATTGTTGATCCCTAGAGAATGCACTGAAGCAACCAACATTCAGGGGTATGATATACCAGTGAAGACGAGAGTGATGGTGAACGTGTGGGCAATTGGAAGAGATCCCCAATACTGGCATGATGCTGAGAGTTTCATA
Coding sequences within it:
- the LOC112800647 gene encoding premnaspirodiene oxygenase-like, producing the protein TKEKKINCLQDIFAAGMDTSGATLEWAMSEMMKNPRVMAKLQAELREALKGKKTIHESDIEELSYLKLVVKETLRLHCPTPLLIPRECTEATNIQGYDIPVKTRVMVNVWAIGRDPQYWHDAESFIPERFEDSSLDYKGNNFEYLPFGGGRRICPGMNFGVASITLPLALLLYHFNWQLPDGMKPEDLDMTEVPGLAIARKHPLCVIATPYQP